The proteins below come from a single Eubacterium limosum genomic window:
- a CDS encoding effector binding domain-containing protein: MADKTVDQVEKTEQRLYGLWKKSNDRTVSKDIKALSEAYRVAVAQVDTVLPFFVLSQNYNAQTRDFELFIGSVYERDCLETLTLPAGIYARMTVRPWLKCLWGPAIGAAKRFFYTHWLPGSPYEAMNMEYECHTEKSLGRHPEIELFFAVEKKAVL, encoded by the coding sequence ATGGCAGATAAAACCGTTGACCAAGTTGAAAAAACTGAACAGAGGCTGTACGGACTGTGGAAAAAATCCAACGACCGAACCGTCTCAAAGGACATAAAAGCCCTTTCCGAGGCGTACCGCGTGGCCGTGGCCCAGGTGGATACAGTACTGCCCTTCTTTGTGCTTTCACAAAACTACAACGCGCAGACCCGGGATTTCGAGCTGTTTATCGGCAGCGTGTATGAGCGGGACTGCCTGGAGACGCTCACTCTGCCAGCGGGCATCTATGCAAGAATGACAGTCCGCCCCTGGCTCAAGTGCCTGTGGGGCCCGGCCATCGGTGCGGCCAAGCGCTTTTTCTATACCCACTGGTTGCCCGGGAGCCCTTACGAAGCCATGAATATGGAGTATGAGTGCCACACAGAAAAAAGCCTTGGCAGGCATCCGGAAATTGAGCTGTTTTTTGCGGTTGAAAAGAAAGCGGTCCTGTAG
- a CDS encoding TspO/MBR family protein codes for MTKNKLTPILQLILAIVVVELVGFCSSLLAGDIAGKYAMLNKAPLSPPGSVFGPVWIVLYLLMGIAIFLVLRTNTDDQLKRSALGLFVIQLLLNFLWSILFFGGSSFWLAAIIILLLDAAVIACIVWFRKISNLAAGLMVPYLIWILFATYLNIAFAVIN; via the coding sequence ATGACTAAAAATAAATTGACGCCCATTCTCCAGCTGATCCTCGCCATAGTGGTGGTGGAGCTGGTCGGCTTCTGCTCTTCGCTTCTGGCCGGCGACATTGCCGGTAAATACGCCATGCTCAACAAGGCGCCCCTGTCGCCGCCGGGCTCGGTGTTCGGTCCGGTCTGGATCGTGCTCTACCTGCTCATGGGCATTGCTATTTTTCTGGTTCTACGGACCAACACAGACGACCAGCTTAAGCGTTCAGCCCTGGGGCTCTTTGTCATTCAGCTGCTTCTTAACTTTCTGTGGAGTATTCTCTTTTTCGGCGGCAGCTCCTTCTGGCTGGCGGCCATCATCATCCTGCTTCTGGACGCGGCGGTCATTGCCTGCATCGTCTGGTTTAGAAAAATCTCCAATCTGGCCGCGGGCCTCATGGTTCCCTACCTCATCTGGATTCTGTTCGCCACCTATTTGAACATCGCCTTTGCAGTGATCAACTGA
- a CDS encoding AAA domain-containing protein: MDCQKYLFMVWNKKDGIFVDKTSEIKRYQYSNGYYKIYYENPEKPYNYQCQHIQFFKDPIVMNGQEQLFYLDDRPVEDVKTALQFGSKYLKIFHNNGYVQTVSTSSVLVENNVLNKKDALNRLNYFKALAKEMGEKKDSDEGFLEREYKKLRSVSPRSVLAMYLEPEKFCVNESEKRNAFFPFSFNISQKEAAEKALQGPISVIEGPPGTGKTQTILNIIANIVMDGKNVAVVSNNNSATHNVLEKLDKEGVGFIAAYLGKKENKKHFFDTQTGKYPNMRGWKALDFNERLKLKNNLLESQRQLNEKLEIKNRLAELRVDRGNLQTERDHFRTYYQGAVPDIMPYRSLYSLKSKDILAILASIEKTKKDRKEYPLWIKLKNLVRYGIVSFGIYKENDDKLVAFFKNEFYSRRWNELETEIRDLEKKLKDFGFEAEMKKYKTLSMDLFKAVLADRYGGNSERPKFKPDILWKNCEALFKEYPVVLSTTHALRMCKGKQSLFDYVIIDESSQVDLVTGVLALSCGKKAVIVGDQKQLPNIVTNEVRKKADYIYNSYRPLRQYNYTENTLLSSVLSLFQNLPQTLLKEHYRCHPQIIGFCNREFYDDELIIMTEDNGREKPLVSYLTAAGNHSRGHYNQRQIDVIRHEIMSEPLLKKTSLSVGIIAPYNKQIDAVSKEIQQENVEIATVHKFQGREKNVIILSTVDNQIGRFVDDPNLINVAVSRAIDQLFLVISENELNWNTQWGDLMRYISYQKGKIINSKIHSVFDLLYKGMEEQREKLLKKHGKVGDSPAEDLMNVIIQDVLKMPDFSRIDRVLHPSLNTIICNTDLLTEEEARFVKNPWTHLDFLLFRKIDKSPLLAIEVDGYAFHANNPEQLKRDYMKDQILNKYELPIIRFGTNQSNEKRRLVDKLHELTDVVSD; encoded by the coding sequence ATGGATTGTCAAAAATACTTGTTTATGGTTTGGAATAAAAAGGATGGAATATTTGTTGATAAAACAAGTGAAATAAAGCGTTACCAATATTCAAATGGATATTATAAAATATACTATGAGAATCCAGAAAAACCTTACAATTACCAATGTCAGCATATTCAGTTTTTTAAAGATCCAATCGTAATGAACGGGCAGGAACAACTTTTTTATCTTGATGATCGACCTGTGGAAGATGTTAAAACGGCGCTACAGTTTGGATCAAAATATCTCAAAATATTTCATAATAATGGTTATGTACAAACGGTTTCGACCAGCAGCGTTTTGGTAGAAAATAATGTATTAAACAAAAAAGATGCTCTTAATAGGCTGAATTATTTTAAAGCTCTGGCGAAAGAGATGGGAGAAAAAAAAGATAGTGATGAAGGGTTTCTGGAGCGGGAGTATAAAAAATTAAGATCCGTCAGCCCAAGAAGTGTCCTGGCCATGTATCTTGAACCTGAGAAATTTTGTGTTAACGAATCTGAAAAAAGAAATGCTTTTTTTCCGTTTAGTTTTAATATTAGCCAGAAGGAAGCTGCCGAAAAGGCATTGCAGGGACCAATCAGTGTTATTGAAGGTCCGCCAGGAACCGGAAAAACCCAAACGATTCTCAATATTATTGCAAATATTGTGATGGATGGAAAGAATGTTGCGGTAGTATCGAATAATAATTCAGCAACACATAATGTTCTGGAAAAATTAGATAAAGAGGGCGTTGGATTTATCGCCGCTTATCTTGGAAAAAAAGAAAATAAAAAACATTTTTTTGATACACAGACCGGGAAATACCCGAATATGCGCGGATGGAAAGCATTGGATTTTAACGAAAGGCTGAAGCTAAAGAATAATTTACTGGAAAGCCAGAGACAGCTAAATGAAAAGCTTGAAATAAAAAATCGGCTAGCAGAATTACGAGTAGATAGGGGTAACCTGCAGACCGAAAGAGATCATTTTAGAACCTATTATCAGGGGGCTGTTCCAGATATCATGCCTTATCGGTCGCTTTACAGCTTAAAATCGAAGGACATTTTAGCCATTTTAGCCAGCATTGAGAAGACAAAAAAAGACCGGAAAGAATATCCATTATGGATTAAGCTTAAGAATTTAGTGCGTTATGGTATTGTAAGCTTTGGTATTTATAAAGAAAATGATGATAAATTGGTTGCTTTTTTTAAGAATGAATTTTATAGCCGACGGTGGAATGAGCTTGAAACAGAGATTCGTGATCTGGAGAAAAAACTTAAGGATTTTGGTTTTGAGGCAGAGATGAAAAAATATAAGACACTATCGATGGATTTATTTAAAGCTGTTTTAGCCGATCGGTATGGTGGTAATTCTGAAAGGCCTAAATTCAAACCAGATATTCTCTGGAAAAATTGTGAGGCGCTTTTTAAAGAATATCCAGTTGTTTTAAGCACGACGCATGCACTTAGAATGTGTAAGGGTAAACAGTCGCTCTTTGATTATGTCATTATCGATGAATCTTCGCAGGTTGATCTTGTGACAGGCGTATTAGCACTGTCCTGCGGCAAAAAAGCCGTCATTGTAGGCGACCAGAAACAATTGCCAAATATTGTAACAAATGAAGTTCGGAAAAAGGCAGATTATATTTATAATAGTTATCGACCGCTGAGACAGTACAACTATACCGAAAACACTTTACTGTCTTCTGTTCTCAGCCTTTTTCAAAATTTGCCCCAGACTTTATTAAAAGAGCATTATCGCTGCCATCCCCAAATAATCGGTTTTTGCAATCGGGAATTTTATGACGATGAACTGATTATTATGACTGAAGATAACGGGCGAGAGAAACCGTTGGTTTCCTATCTGACTGCGGCGGGAAACCACAGCAGAGGTCATTATAATCAAAGACAAATTGATGTTATACGGCATGAAATAATGTCAGAGCCTCTTTTGAAAAAAACGTCGCTATCAGTGGGGATTATCGCCCCCTATAACAAACAGATCGATGCTGTCTCAAAAGAAATTCAACAGGAAAACGTTGAGATCGCAACCGTGCATAAATTCCAGGGACGCGAAAAAAACGTGATTATCTTAAGCACAGTGGATAATCAAATTGGCCGCTTTGTCGACGATCCTAATCTTATTAATGTAGCGGTATCCCGGGCTATCGATCAGCTGTTTTTAGTGATTTCTGAAAATGAGTTAAATTGGAATACCCAATGGGGAGATCTTATGCGGTATATTTCATATCAGAAAGGTAAAATAATAAATAGCAAAATCCATTCAGTTTTTGATCTGTTATATAAAGGTATGGAAGAGCAAAGGGAAAAATTATTGAAAAAGCATGGAAAGGTTGGAGATAGCCCGGCAGAAGATCTGATGAATGTTATCATTCAAGATGTGCTTAAAATGCCTGATTTTTCAAGAATTGACCGTGTTTTACATCCATCTCTTAATACGATTATTTGCAACACAGATTTATTGACGGAAGAAGAAGCGCGCTTTGTGAAAAATCCGTGGACACATCTTGATTTTCTTTTGTTTAGAAAAATTGATAAGTCCCCATTATTAGCCATTGAAGTCGATGGATATGCCTTTCATGCAAACAACCCGGAACAGTTGAAAAGAGATTATATGAAAGATCAGATTCTAAATAAATACGAACTTCCAATCATTCGATTTGGAACCAACCAGAGTAATGAAAAACGAAGATTAGTTGATAAACTGCATGAGCTTACAGATGTAGTCTCAGATTAA
- a CDS encoding DUF3089 domain-containing protein has translation MKTRQNVRGLLLAALLLMSILLPGCVARQAENEEAPTDYAAAANWLAMPETPDKPVDVFYLYPTAWHKENMDEPNICAVDNATLRETAPKMLRQQASVFETTANVYAPYYRQADAAYCLGLSHDEEYALLNGVPKMDVFAAFDYYLEHENNGRPFILAGHSQGSNMLLYLLDEYMETHPEVYARMVAAYVIGYSVTEDYLAQNPHLRFAETADDTGVIISYNTEAPGVTADNPVLLPGAQVINPISWTRDETPASTEQSLGSASREDPSVKSPTPADARIDKARGVLVCDNQDADALAPGNDVFPKGVYHGYDYAFYYYNLRENAGQRIEAYLAGQ, from the coding sequence ATGAAAACAAGACAGAATGTCAGAGGACTGCTGCTGGCAGCCCTTTTGCTGATGAGTATCCTGCTGCCTGGCTGTGTTGCCCGGCAGGCCGAAAATGAGGAAGCCCCGACGGATTACGCGGCGGCGGCGAACTGGCTGGCGATGCCTGAGACGCCGGATAAGCCTGTGGATGTCTTTTATCTGTACCCTACAGCATGGCATAAGGAAAACATGGACGAGCCCAACATCTGCGCTGTTGACAACGCCACCCTGCGCGAGACTGCGCCCAAAATGCTGAGACAGCAGGCCAGCGTTTTTGAGACGACGGCCAATGTCTACGCGCCCTATTATCGACAGGCCGACGCGGCTTACTGCCTGGGCCTGTCCCATGACGAGGAGTACGCCCTGCTGAACGGTGTGCCTAAGATGGATGTGTTCGCAGCCTTTGACTACTATCTTGAGCACGAAAACAACGGCCGTCCCTTTATCCTGGCCGGCCATTCTCAAGGCTCCAACATGCTGCTCTACCTGCTGGACGAGTACATGGAAACGCACCCCGAGGTATACGCGCGTATGGTGGCCGCCTACGTGATCGGTTATTCGGTCACTGAGGACTACCTGGCCCAGAATCCGCATCTCCGGTTTGCAGAGACGGCAGATGACACAGGTGTGATCATCTCCTACAATACAGAGGCGCCTGGTGTCACAGCGGACAACCCTGTGCTGCTGCCCGGCGCCCAGGTCATCAACCCCATCAGCTGGACCCGGGACGAGACACCCGCATCGACAGAACAGAGTCTCGGTTCTGCCAGCAGAGAGGACCCATCCGTCAAGAGCCCGACGCCTGCTGACGCCCGTATCGACAAGGCCCGCGGCGTCCTCGTCTGCGACAACCAGGACGCAGACGCCCTGGCCCCCGGAAACGATGTCTTTCCAAAAGGCGTTTACCACGGGTATGATTACGCTTTCTATTACTACAACCTCCGCGAGAACGCAGGGCAGCGGATAGAGGCTTATTTAGCCGGGCAGTAG
- a CDS encoding ABC1 kinase family protein yields MQKTQRSKTQNNPLNHENEPSGAHDTKEYNRQRLREIMAILAKYDIVKGITPVKLRLIIEDLGPTFVKLGQVLSMRQDILPAEYCHELTKLRTEVRPMDFEEVVTVIEEEYGKPLNEIFTFLDRTPLGSASIAQVHQAELKDGSSVVVKVQRPGIKDTMARDIALLERAATLLKIAGGTGNAIDFKMVLDEMWFTAQQEMDFLIEAHNADEFYELNKDIVYVTSPIIYHKHTTSKVLVMEYIAGEEIDQTDRLKELGYDLDEIALKLSENYIKQVIDDGFFHADPHPGNIRIRDGQIVWIDLGMMGTLSSKDKDLFKQAVEAMATGDVDGMKNVVLSLGVHTGRINHAKLYSDIDNMMDEYGTMDLGTMNIGTMMEDLLQLANNHHIAMPKGVTMLARGSLTIEGVLSMLAPETNVVQIMINHMSAERLENLDPKREALELGRELYGAAKSTLSLPGQALDLLRMTVKGQTKINLEITGSEEPLNTIDQMVNKIVKCIIAAALLIGSSFISTTNMEPKLLGIPALGTIGYIVALILGANLIYSIHKKKKEINK; encoded by the coding sequence ATGCAGAAGACGCAGAGGTCAAAGACGCAGAATAATCCATTAAACCATGAAAATGAACCCTCAGGCGCCCACGACACCAAGGAATACAACAGACAGCGCCTGAGGGAAATCATGGCGATATTGGCCAAATACGATATTGTCAAAGGCATTACACCTGTCAAGCTGCGGCTCATCATCGAGGATCTGGGCCCGACCTTTGTCAAGCTTGGACAGGTGCTTTCCATGCGCCAGGACATCCTTCCGGCTGAGTACTGTCATGAACTGACAAAGCTCAGAACCGAGGTGCGTCCCATGGATTTTGAAGAAGTGGTGACGGTCATCGAGGAGGAGTATGGAAAGCCCCTGAACGAGATCTTTACCTTTCTGGACCGGACGCCTCTGGGCTCGGCCTCCATCGCGCAGGTGCACCAGGCAGAGCTGAAGGATGGCAGCTCCGTGGTGGTCAAGGTGCAGCGCCCCGGCATCAAGGACACCATGGCGCGGGACATCGCGCTGCTGGAAAGGGCAGCCACACTGCTCAAGATCGCCGGAGGCACCGGGAACGCCATTGACTTTAAGATGGTGCTGGACGAGATGTGGTTCACAGCCCAGCAGGAAATGGATTTTTTGATCGAGGCCCATAACGCCGACGAGTTCTACGAGCTTAATAAGGACATCGTCTACGTGACCAGCCCCATCATCTACCATAAGCACACCACCTCCAAGGTGCTGGTGATGGAGTACATCGCCGGCGAGGAGATTGACCAGACCGACCGGCTCAAAGAGCTGGGCTACGACCTGGATGAGATTGCCCTCAAGCTTTCGGAAAACTATATCAAGCAGGTCATCGACGACGGTTTTTTCCACGCCGACCCGCACCCGGGCAATATCCGCATCCGTGACGGACAGATTGTCTGGATCGACCTGGGGATGATGGGAACCCTTTCCTCAAAGGACAAGGATCTGTTTAAGCAGGCTGTGGAGGCCATGGCCACTGGCGACGTGGACGGCATGAAGAACGTGGTGCTGTCCCTTGGCGTGCACACCGGACGAATCAACCACGCCAAGCTGTATTCAGACATTGACAACATGATGGACGAGTACGGCACCATGGATCTGGGTACCATGAACATCGGTACCATGATGGAGGATCTGCTCCAGCTGGCCAACAACCATCATATCGCCATGCCAAAGGGCGTAACCATGCTGGCCCGCGGCTCGCTGACCATCGAGGGTGTGCTGAGCATGCTGGCGCCGGAGACCAATGTGGTGCAGATCATGATCAACCATATGTCCGCCGAGCGCCTTGAGAACCTGGACCCTAAACGGGAAGCGCTGGAGCTGGGACGCGAGCTCTATGGCGCGGCCAAGAGCACCCTGAGCCTGCCCGGCCAGGCCCTGGATCTGCTGCGCATGACGGTCAAGGGACAAACAAAGATCAATCTTGAGATCACCGGCTCCGAGGAGCCGCTGAACACCATTGACCAGATGGTCAACAAGATTGTGAAGTGCATCATCGCCGCTGCGCTGCTTATCGGCTCCAGCTTTATCAGCACCACCAACATGGAGCCAAAGCTGCTGGGCATACCGGCTCTGGGCACCATTGGCTATATTGTGGCCCTGATTTTGGGCGCGAATCTGATTTACAGCATTCATAAAAAGAAAAAAGAGATTAATAAGTGA
- a CDS encoding phasin family protein, with translation MASFNLGEELRKVLLAGVGAVATTAEKSQELINQLVEKGELTVEQGKVMNEELKRNIRDKVKENVTVVVKDDEPSVDKVVETMDKMSPEELQAIKDKLARMEREDAEDAEVKDAE, from the coding sequence ATGGCAAGTTTTAACTTAGGCGAAGAGCTGAGAAAAGTACTGTTGGCGGGCGTAGGCGCAGTGGCGACCACTGCTGAAAAATCTCAGGAGCTCATCAACCAGCTGGTTGAAAAAGGCGAGCTGACTGTGGAACAGGGCAAGGTCATGAACGAAGAGCTGAAACGCAACATCCGGGACAAGGTCAAGGAAAACGTGACCGTTGTCGTCAAGGATGACGAGCCGTCTGTGGACAAGGTCGTTGAAACCATGGACAAAATGAGCCCGGAAGAATTACAGGCCATCAAGGATAAGCTGGCCCGAATGGAGCGTGAAGATGCAGAAGACGCAGAGGTCAAAGACGCAGAATAA
- the larC gene encoding nickel pincer cofactor biosynthesis protein LarC: MKVLYFDCFAGISGDMTLGAFLDIGADPAHLERELAKLGVPGFHLEIEKTQKRGITGTKCHVVMDRHEHAHRHFSDIVGIIEGSGLDEAVKKTAIAIFRRVAEAEGKVHGVPMEQVHFHEVGAVDSIVDIVGAAICFHDIAPDVVYGSAVNAGQGFVKCAHGLLPVPAPATAEIIGKTDFPIYAKGVDGESATPTGMAILAELASYSAGFPQMAVDTIGYGFGDREFEILNGLRLFVGHTDSEDCGILVMETNIDDMTGETAGYVLEGLFEQGVRDAFYTPIYMKKNRPAVKLTVICDAEKAETITRYIFAQTSSIGLRKYKVDRAVMNREIETVDTPFGPVRVKVCTYGGIVKRSPEYEDLKRIAGETGKSFMEIEAAVYKYL, encoded by the coding sequence ATGAAAGTATTATATTTTGACTGTTTTGCAGGCATCAGCGGCGATATGACGCTGGGCGCCTTTCTGGACATCGGCGCAGACCCCGCGCATCTGGAGCGCGAGCTGGCTAAGCTTGGCGTGCCGGGCTTTCATCTTGAGATCGAGAAAACCCAGAAGCGTGGCATCACCGGGACAAAGTGCCACGTGGTCATGGACCGCCATGAGCATGCCCACCGCCATTTTAGCGACATTGTCGGCATCATTGAGGGCAGCGGTCTGGACGAGGCGGTTAAGAAAACAGCCATCGCCATCTTCCGGCGTGTGGCCGAGGCCGAGGGCAAGGTCCACGGAGTGCCCATGGAGCAGGTGCACTTCCACGAGGTGGGCGCAGTGGATTCCATTGTCGATATTGTGGGCGCGGCCATCTGCTTCCACGACATTGCGCCTGACGTGGTGTACGGCTCGGCAGTGAACGCGGGGCAGGGCTTTGTGAAGTGCGCTCACGGCCTGCTGCCAGTGCCGGCGCCCGCCACAGCGGAGATCATCGGAAAAACCGATTTTCCCATCTACGCAAAGGGGGTGGACGGAGAGTCCGCCACGCCGACGGGTATGGCGATCCTCGCAGAGCTGGCCAGCTATTCGGCAGGCTTTCCGCAGATGGCAGTGGACACCATCGGCTATGGCTTTGGCGACCGTGAGTTTGAAATCCTGAATGGCCTGCGCCTTTTTGTGGGCCATACCGATTCGGAGGACTGCGGTATCCTGGTCATGGAGACCAACATTGACGATATGACCGGCGAGACAGCCGGCTATGTGCTGGAGGGCCTCTTTGAGCAGGGCGTGCGCGACGCTTTTTACACGCCCATTTATATGAAGAAAAACCGGCCGGCCGTCAAGCTGACCGTGATCTGCGACGCCGAAAAGGCAGAGACAATCACCCGCTATATCTTCGCCCAGACCAGCAGCATCGGCCTGCGCAAATATAAGGTCGACCGCGCGGTCATGAACCGGGAGATCGAGACTGTGGACACGCCCTTTGGCCCGGTCCGGGTCAAGGTGTGCACCTACGGCGGCATTGTCAAGCGCAGCCCGGAATATGAGGATCTGAAGCGCATTGCCGGTGAAACAGGAAAATCCTTTATGGAAATCGAGGCCGCTGTTTATAAATATCTCTAA
- the larB gene encoding nickel pincer cofactor biosynthesis protein LarB, whose product MNAEQLKALLTQVKNDDTSVEDALEQLKELPYHDLEYAKVDYHRELRNGFPEVIYSPGKSLDQIRGIVTDMLARTTGNILASRASEEVYEVIRELTPDAVYYKEARSVVVKREPYRVSEGTIAVVSAGTSDIPVAEEAAVTAEVMGNQVKRLYDVGVAGIHRLLDNVDVINHARVIIVVAGMEGALASVVGGLTDKPVVAVPTSIGYGANFGGVSALLGMLTSCAGGIGVVNIDNGFGAACLASKINQLQ is encoded by the coding sequence ATGAACGCAGAACAACTGAAAGCCCTGCTGACGCAGGTTAAAAACGACGATACGAGCGTCGAGGATGCTCTGGAGCAGCTCAAGGAGCTGCCCTACCACGACCTTGAGTACGCCAAGGTCGATTACCACAGGGAGCTGCGCAACGGTTTTCCTGAGGTTATCTACAGCCCGGGCAAGAGCCTTGACCAGATCCGCGGCATTGTGACGGATATGCTGGCCCGCACCACCGGCAATATTCTGGCCTCCCGCGCCAGCGAGGAAGTCTATGAGGTCATCCGCGAGCTGACGCCGGACGCGGTCTATTATAAAGAAGCCCGGTCAGTGGTGGTGAAGCGTGAGCCCTACCGCGTATCGGAGGGCACCATTGCGGTGGTGTCCGCAGGGACGTCGGATATTCCGGTGGCAGAGGAGGCCGCTGTGACGGCTGAAGTCATGGGAAACCAGGTGAAGCGCCTGTACGACGTGGGTGTGGCTGGGATACACCGGCTCCTTGACAACGTGGACGTCATCAACCATGCCCGGGTCATCATCGTGGTGGCCGGCATGGAGGGCGCTCTGGCCAGCGTGGTAGGCGGCCTGACCGATAAACCAGTGGTCGCAGTGCCCACCAGCATCGGCTACGGCGCCAATTTTGGCGGCGTTTCAGCCCTTCTGGGCATGCTGACCTCCTGTGCCGGAGGCATCGGTGTGGTCAATATCGACAACGGCTTTGGAGCGGCCTGTCTGGCTTCAAAAATCAATCAACTGCAGTAG
- the larE gene encoding ATP-dependent sacrificial sulfur transferase LarE, whose translation MNTLNKALADKLDSLRDVIRGYEKPCIAFSGGVDSTLLLRVAVETRGAAAVPMTVNGSMMPRSEFGDAKALAQSMGVSLCVLDVDVFSVPEFVENGPKRCYYCKKNIFTQIKGHAQELGCDVIFDGSNLDDLDDYRPGLLALEEMMVVSPFIKAGLTKQDIRDLSAFYGLSTADKPAMACLATRIPGGEPITRKKLLMVEQGEECLKVLGLRQYRLRYIGSMAKIECAEEDFELLMERRQELVSNLKAIGFKTVTLDLSGYQCGSMNEVKK comes from the coding sequence ATGAACACTTTAAACAAAGCGCTGGCCGACAAGCTGGACAGCCTGAGGGATGTGATCCGGGGCTATGAGAAGCCGTGTATCGCCTTTTCCGGCGGCGTGGACAGCACTTTGCTGCTCCGGGTGGCTGTGGAAACACGGGGCGCGGCAGCGGTGCCCATGACGGTTAACGGCAGCATGATGCCGCGGTCTGAGTTCGGAGACGCTAAAGCGCTGGCCCAGAGCATGGGCGTCTCGCTGTGTGTGCTGGACGTGGACGTGTTTTCAGTGCCCGAATTCGTGGAAAACGGGCCAAAACGCTGCTATTACTGCAAAAAGAATATCTTTACCCAGATCAAGGGCCACGCCCAGGAGCTGGGCTGCGACGTTATTTTTGACGGCTCCAATCTGGACGACCTGGACGATTACCGTCCAGGCCTGCTGGCGCTGGAGGAAATGATGGTGGTGAGCCCTTTTATAAAGGCAGGACTCACCAAGCAGGATATCCGCGACCTGTCCGCCTTTTACGGGCTGTCTACAGCCGACAAGCCTGCCATGGCCTGCCTGGCGACCCGTATCCCGGGAGGCGAGCCGATCACGCGGAAAAAGCTGCTGATGGTGGAGCAGGGCGAGGAATGCCTGAAGGTGCTTGGCCTTCGCCAGTACCGGCTGCGCTATATCGGAAGCATGGCGAAGATCGAGTGCGCAGAGGAAGATTTTGAGCTGCTCATGGAAAGGCGGCAGGAGCTGGTGAGCAATCTGAAAGCCATTGGCTTCAAGACCGTTACCCTTGACCTTTCGGGGTACCAGTGCGGCAGTATGAATGAGGTGAAAAAATGA
- a CDS encoding ArsR/SmtB family transcription factor, which yields MIDKNGIERCDFAHAHEDIVRNVMDRMPDEETLYDLAELFKVFGDSTRVKILCVLFEAEMCVCDIAELLSMSQSAISHQLRVLKQSKLVKNRREGKTIFYSLADEHVRAIFNQGMEHIME from the coding sequence ATGATTGATAAAAACGGCATTGAGCGCTGTGATTTTGCCCACGCGCATGAAGATATTGTAAGAAACGTCATGGACCGGATGCCCGACGAGGAGACCTTATACGACCTTGCGGAGCTGTTCAAGGTTTTTGGGGACTCCACGCGGGTCAAGATTCTCTGTGTCCTCTTTGAGGCTGAGATGTGTGTCTGTGACATCGCCGAGCTTCTGAGCATGAGCCAGTCCGCCATCTCCCACCAGCTCCGGGTGCTCAAGCAGTCCAAGCTGGTCAAGAACCGGCGGGAGGGAAAAACGATTTTCTATTCGCTGGCCGACGAGCACGTCCGCGCGATTTTTAACCAGGGAATGGAGCATATAATGGAATGA